From Clostridiaceae bacterium, a single genomic window includes:
- a CDS encoding AbrB/MazE/SpoVT family DNA-binding domain-containing protein: MKSTGIVRKVDELGRVVLPIELRRTLDIAEKDALEIYVDGNTIILKKYEPACIFCGDAKDVVVYKGKNICPNCLKELKK; encoded by the coding sequence ATGAAGTCTACTGGTATAGTAAGAAAGGTTGATGAGTTAGGAAGAGTTGTTCTTCCCATAGAACTCAGAAGAACTCTTGATATTGCAGAAAAAGACGCATTAGAAATATATGTAGATGGAAATACCATTATATTGAAAAAATATGAGCCTGCATGTATTTTCTGCGGCGATGCAAAAGATGTTGTTGTATACAAAGGCAAAAATATTTGCCCCAACTGCCTGAAAGAATTAAAAAAATAA
- a CDS encoding nucleoside recognition protein — protein sequence MLNYIWLGMLMAGFVISILNGNVEATTQAALESAGKAIELCIGLAGVTCLWTGIMAIAEKSGLVQTISKLMRPVLRFLFPEIKRDHPAMGAIVMNLAANFLGLGNAATPLGLKAMQELQKLNPKKDRATNAMCMFLILNAQSLQLIPATLIAIRLKAGSDNPTDIIGVIWLVSSLAAMTGIILAKLFSGANITSTDIKRKNKKVGRKQGIWIF from the coding sequence ATGCTTAATTACATATGGCTTGGGATGCTGATGGCCGGGTTTGTCATTTCCATTCTCAACGGCAATGTGGAAGCCACAACCCAGGCAGCTTTGGAATCTGCCGGGAAAGCAATAGAATTATGCATTGGTCTTGCAGGTGTAACATGCCTGTGGACAGGTATAATGGCAATAGCTGAAAAAAGTGGTTTGGTTCAAACAATTTCAAAACTTATGCGTCCTGTCTTAAGATTTTTATTTCCTGAAATTAAACGGGATCATCCGGCAATGGGAGCTATTGTGATGAATCTTGCAGCTAATTTTTTAGGTCTGGGAAATGCTGCTACACCACTAGGACTAAAAGCCATGCAGGAACTTCAAAAATTAAACCCTAAAAAAGACAGGGCTACCAACGCAATGTGCATGTTTCTTATTCTGAATGCACAATCATTGCAACTGATACCTGCAACATTGATAGCCATCAGGCTTAAAGCTGGCTCTGATAACCCCACAGATATAATAGGAGTAATCTGGTTGGTTTCATCTTTAGCAGCCATGACTGGAATCATTCTGGCTAAATTATTTTCAGGCGCAAATATAACAAGTACAGATATAAAAAGAAAAAATAAAAAAGTAGGAAGAAAGCAGGGTATATGGATTTTTTAA
- a CDS encoding spore maturation protein, whose translation MDFLKEISKYAIAVIFTIILFSGLYNGVRVYDVFVEGAKEGANTIFRIVPSLVGLFVAIEVFKASGALDLIIHAVAPLTSLVGIPREVLPLVLLRPISGSASLAVVAGIIENYGPDSLIGRITSVMMGSTETIFYTLAIYFGSVGIKKIRYTLAVALIADAVSILLSVWICTLVFGN comes from the coding sequence ATGGATTTTTTAAAAGAAATATCAAAATATGCTATAGCTGTAATTTTTACAATAATTTTATTTTCCGGACTGTATAATGGAGTCAGGGTTTATGATGTGTTTGTTGAAGGTGCAAAAGAAGGAGCAAATACTATATTTAGAATAGTTCCCTCTCTTGTAGGATTATTTGTAGCCATTGAGGTTTTCAAGGCTTCAGGTGCACTTGATTTAATAATACATGCAGTTGCTCCTTTAACTTCCCTTGTGGGAATCCCCAGGGAGGTGCTGCCTCTGGTTCTGCTAAGGCCGATTTCCGGTAGCGCTTCTCTTGCTGTGGTAGCCGGGATTATTGAAAACTATGGCCCCGATTCATTGATAGGAAGAATTACTTCTGTGATGATGGGGTCAACAGAAACAATTTTTTATACACTAGCTATTTATTTTGGCTCGGTAGGCATAAAGAAAATAAGATATACTCTTGCGGTAGCTCTAATAGCAGATGCTGTCAGTATACTGCTGTCTGTATGGATATGTACCCTTGTCTTTGGAAACTAA
- a CDS encoding DUF2600 family protein, whose protein sequence is MADSQCNLYGSSDYSKLLLTCFIKVFPKVDREIKSYINILKNDDMELLYEQLAEDFSEKKTYFREGSLYAIYPGVKVPDIIKIIVPLNFLCYYLDNLCNLSATKEEANFRQMYTALLDITEPERLKSNYFKYNTVKKKSDLLNNLVDLCRNQLKTLPSYNVIKKSIIKFINYYIDIQVYKHMNKDLRDDLLKTWADNYTSSYPEIYWWEFASSSESLFGIFSLIAAAYDPNLSSSEVNTLVSVYFPWICGLHSLLNHYINYQEHFQLGKLNYTYYYRNLKQCEERLSFFIDKSLLLCTKLKHGDFHATVIKALIAAYLSDPRASFGMNKLTSSKLLIQPPPPTGAYYKVCQLLRYIKAI, encoded by the coding sequence ATGGCAGACAGTCAGTGTAATTTATATGGTAGCAGCGATTACAGCAAGTTATTATTAACATGCTTTATAAAAGTATTTCCTAAAGTAGACAGAGAGATTAAGTCATATATAAATATTCTGAAAAATGATGATATGGAATTACTGTATGAACAACTGGCTGAAGATTTCTCTGAAAAAAAGACATATTTCAGGGAAGGAAGCTTATATGCCATTTATCCGGGAGTGAAAGTACCCGATATAATAAAAATCATTGTCCCTTTAAACTTTTTATGCTATTACCTGGACAATTTATGTAATCTTTCGGCAACAAAAGAAGAAGCCAATTTCAGACAAATGTATACGGCACTTTTAGATATTACTGAGCCTGAAAGATTAAAAAGTAATTATTTCAAATATAATACCGTCAAGAAAAAGAGTGATCTGTTAAATAATCTTGTGGATCTTTGCAGAAATCAGCTTAAAACCCTGCCCTCATATAATGTAATTAAAAAATCTATTATAAAATTTATAAATTATTATATTGATATACAAGTATATAAACATATGAATAAAGATTTAAGAGATGACTTGCTAAAAACATGGGCAGATAATTATACCAGCAGCTATCCTGAAATATATTGGTGGGAATTTGCTTCTTCATCAGAATCTCTCTTTGGAATCTTTTCTCTAATTGCTGCAGCATATGACCCTAATCTGTCTTCTTCAGAAGTAAATACTTTAGTTTCTGTTTACTTTCCATGGATATGTGGCCTGCATTCCTTACTAAATCATTACATTAACTATCAGGAACATTTCCAACTGGGTAAACTGAACTATACTTACTACTATAGAAACCTAAAACAATGTGAAGAGAGGTTGTCTTTTTTTATAGATAAGTCTTTATTGCTCTGTACAAAATTAAAGCATGGAGATTTTCATGCTACAGTAATAAAAGCATTGATAGCTGCTTATCTCTCAGACCCTAGAGCTTCTTTCGGGATGAATAAATTAACCAGTTCCAAATTGCTTATCCAGCCGCCCCCACCAACGGGCGCCTATTATAAGGTTTGCCAGTTATTGAGGTATATAAAAGCAATTTGA